Sequence from the Burkholderia sp. GAS332 genome:
CGAAGCGCTCGTGCTCACGTTCTCCGACACGTTCTTTGCGCTGTCGCTCTGTTTCGTCGTCGGTTTGCTGAGCGTGCTGTTCTCCCGCCCGTTTGGCAATACCGCGCCGCCGCCCGATGCTCATTGAGGAATTCAGCATGAAACCCATCGTTATGAAAGTACTCGCGAGCGCGGCGCTCCTGGCACTCGCGGCATGCGCAGTGCAACCTGAAACACATGCGGACCTGCCGCACACGGTTCAGACCATCGCACCGACCGCCTGGAATGTCGATGCTCCTCAAGACAGCATTAACGCCGACACGTGGTGGGCCCAATTCGGCGATCCTGTCATGCATCAGCTGGTTGAATCGGTGCTGACCGGCAATCTCGACGTGCAAGCCGCGGTGGAGCGCGTCAAGCAGGCGCAGGATCTTGCGACGCAAAATCGCGCGGCCTTGCTGCCGGAGTTGAACGCTGGCGCGGGCGCATCCGACTCCCGGCAGAACACGCCGCCGCCGCTTGGCTACGTGCGCCAAGCCGGGTTCGGCGTGACAGCAAGCTGGACGCCGGACGTTTTCGGCGGTGAGCGTCTTGCCGTTCTCGCCGCCCAGGCGCAAGTGTCGGGGCGTCAGGCGGCTTTGAATCAACTGCGTCTGGCGCTCGCGGCGAACACTGCGGCGGCGTATATCGATCTGCGCTGGGCGCAATCGCAATTGCAGATTCTCAGCGACAACGAACAGATCCGTGCGCGCGCCTTGAAACTCACGCAGGAGCGCTTGCATTACGGACTGTCGACCCAACTCGACGTCGCGCGGGCGCAGAACCAGTTGGAGGATTTGCAGGCGCAGATCCCACGCGTGCAGTCGGCCGTGCAGCATCAATTGAGTCTGATCGCGGTGTATTCGGGGCGCACGCCGGAGAGCGTCGATGGCCTGCTGTTGGCTGATGCCAATAAGGCTCGCGACATTCCGGTGCCCGCGCAAAGCGTGCCGCAGACGCTGCCGTCCGACGCGCTGTTGCAGCGGCCCGATGTGCGCAATGCCTACGCGATGGTCGAACAGCGCGCGGCGGAAGTGGGCGTGTCAAAAGCGCAG
This genomic interval carries:
- a CDS encoding efflux transporter, outer membrane factor (OMF) lipoprotein, NodT family; translated protein: MKPIVMKVLASAALLALAACAVQPETHADLPHTVQTIAPTAWNVDAPQDSINADTWWAQFGDPVMHQLVESVLTGNLDVQAAVERVKQAQDLATQNRAALLPELNAGAGASDSRQNTPPPLGYVRQAGFGVTASWTPDVFGGERLAVLAAQAQVSGRQAALNQLRLALAANTAAAYIDLRWAQSQLQILSDNEQIRARALKLTQERLHYGLSTQLDVARAQNQLEDLQAQIPRVQSAVQHQLSLIAVYSGRTPESVDGLLLADANKARDIPVPAQSVPQTLPSDALLQRPDVRNAYAMVEQRAAEVGVSKAQRYPQFRLNLADGLLASSYLGLPTLTDNLFSAALNATSPIFNAGRITANIDASESRMRESQLGLQQTMLQALKDIEDNRSDLVSGAVQVQRLGGALDASNHALRLSTELYKNGATDFLDVLAAQEAYLRDAESLNQAKREHALAAVALYRSLGGGWDVPATVTAASAN